A stretch of Triticum aestivum cultivar Chinese Spring chromosome 1D, IWGSC CS RefSeq v2.1, whole genome shotgun sequence DNA encodes these proteins:
- the LOC123183292 gene encoding S-type anion channel SLAH2-like: MATREVSIQMAGVDGQPGCALSREPLVVRAVPRRAGASLMEAADEVAADDTMTKDAAAAAQDETRCSVSFSVPGSPSGLHLAQLSMPPLVCACDADVGTAPVLPIESKVPWERDRRFGHFKTFYGDLERQLSNLRGVPQDTDVEKGEASKISEEDIDEDDEVPTADRYFAALEGPELETLRSTEVAVLPKDETWPFLLRFPISAFGMCLGVSSQAMLWKTLQWEPSTKFLHVHPVVNHVLWWISVALMVVVSITYLLKIVFYFEAVRREFNHPVRVNFFFAPWIACLFLVKGVPHPVWEIHHAVWCVLMAPILCLDLKIYGQWMTSDERRLSKVANPSNHLAVVGNFVGALLGARMGLRELPIFFFAVGLAHYVVLFVTLYQRLPTNVQLPKELHPVFFLFVAAPSVASMAWTRISGEFNDGAKLLYFISLFLYVSLVLQVNLFRGFRVSLAWWAYTFPMTSVALATVLYASKVDNVLTRALAVGLSGIAVVTVIGVLATTMYHAFMRKDLFPNDVSIAITRRRPKFSKILTHLRSSSYDVKELVLSIPNFSSYSNQAPYSDSGSSSRMSISVGESPMAHGHGREEY; this comes from the exons ATGGCAACGAGGGAGGTCAGCATCCAGATGGCGGGGGTGGACGGCCAGCCGGGGTGCGCTCTGTCCCGGGAGCCGCTTGTCGTCCGTGCCGTGCCGCGGAGAGCCGGCGCTTCTTTGATGGAGGCTGCAGACGAAGTCGCCGCCGACGACACGATGACCAAAGACGCGGCCGCGGCGGCTCAGGATGAGACGCGGTGCTCTGTCTCGTTCAGCGTGCCAGGCTCGCCGTCGGGGCTCCACCTTGCGCAGCTCAGCATGCCGCCGTTAGTCTGCGCCTGCGATGCCGACGTGGGCACCGCTCCTGTGCTGCCGATCGAGTCGAAGGTCCCGTGGGAGCGAGACCGGCGGTTTGGCCACTTCAAGACGTTCTATGGCGACCTTGAACGGCAGCTCTCCAACCTCCGCGGGGTGCCACAGGACACCGACGTCGAGAAAGGTGAGGCGTCAAAGATCTCAGAGGAGGACATCGACGAGGACGATGAAGTGCCCACCGCCGACCGCTACTTCGCCGCGCTCGAAGGCCCCGAGCTCGAGACCCTCCGT TCGACAGAGGTGGCGGTCCTGCCTAAGGACGAGACATGGCCGTTCCTGCTTCGGTTTCCAATTAGCGCCTTTGGGATGTGCCTTGGCGTGAGCAGCCAGGCGATGTTGTGGAAGACCCTGCAGTGGGAGCCCTCCACGAAGTTCCTTCACGTGCACCCGGTTGTCAACCACGTCCTCTGGTGGATCTCCGTCGCACTCATGGTGGTCGTCTCCATCACCTACCTCTTGAAGATCGTCTTCTACTTCGAGGCTGTCCGTCGTGAGTTCAACCATCCTGTGCGCGTCAACTTCTTCTTCGCGCCATGGATCGCTTGCCTCTTCCTTGTCAAGGGCGTGCCGCATCCGGTGTGGGAGATCCACCACGCCGTCTGGTGCGTGCTCATGGCGCCTATCTTGTGTCTCGACCTCAAAATCTACGGACAATGGATGACTAGCGACGAGCGGCGCCTCTCTAAGGTGGCCAACCCATCGAACCACCTCGCCGTCGTTGGCAACTTCGTCGGTGCGCTGCTTGGCGCTAGGATGGGCCTCCGGGAGCTGCCCATCTTCTTCTTTGCTGTTGGGTTGGCCCACTATGTGGTGCTCTTTGTCACTCTCTATCAGCGGCTCCCTACCAACGTGCAGCTCCCCAAGGAGCTCCACCCAGTTTTCTTCCTTTTCGTCGCTGCACCTAGCGTCGCGTCTATGGCATGGACAAGGATCTCTGGTGAGTTCAACGATGGCGCTAAGCTCCTTTACTTCATCTCGCTATTCCTCTACGTGTCGCTGGTGCTGCAGGTCAACCTCTTTCGGGGGTTTAGGGTCTCCCTGGCATGGTGGGCGTACACATTCCCAATGACGAGTGTGGCCTTGGCGACGGTATTGTATGCATCAAAGGTAGACAATGTGCTGACACGGGCATTGGCAGTTGGGTTGTCAGGAATCGCCGTCGTCACAGTCATCGGTGTGTTAGCCACTACCATGTACCATGCCTTCATGCGGAAGGACCTCTTCCCCAATGATGTGTCCATCGCCATCACGCGGCGAAGGCCCAAGTTTAGCAAGATCCTCACACATCTCCGGTCATCGAGTTATGATGTCAAGGAGCTTGTTCTCTCCATCCCGAATTTCAGTTCCTATTCCAACCAGGCCCCCTACTCTGACTCCGGCTCCAGCTCCAGGATGAGCATCAGTGTCGGTGAGTCTCCAATGGCACACGGGCACGGAAGAGAAGAGTATTAG